In one Aricia agestis chromosome 5, ilAriAges1.1, whole genome shotgun sequence genomic region, the following are encoded:
- the LOC121726825 gene encoding CUE domain-containing protein 2, with translation MNGKQDKEMMVKDSLFQFIKENIPNANLSVIDEIVLSYVISILDEASTDPYYELEGFIEVMSDYVPEFETIDPAVVCAWFVDLEAKLKELRNNAYVKSKENGEKDIKLELQNICEIVARPPPKQTRSHSNSESSTEGERRVVETDEYAEQCRILHEMFPNTCAMEIKHCVSIAGGDAERAAATLLHRREQGQALSAAALHSAARPLPCDDYELKNRIIARYSYVDKNSDTKEHKPLAPKFEPKKMVRYRDNKIVSLKGERYTEVPKSGVDEEHLKKPKKQHCP, from the exons ATGAATGGAAAACAAGATAAAGAAATGATGGTGAAGGACAGTTTATTTCAGTTCATCAAGGAAAATATACCAAACGCGAATCTCAGCGTTATTGACGAAATAGTACTCTCCTACGTAATTTCCATTTTGGACGAGGCTTCGACGGATCCTTACTATGAACTggaag GCTTTATTGAGGTGATGAGTGACTATGTTCCTGAGTTTGAGACTATTGACCCGGCTGTGGTGTGCGCCTGGTTTGTAGACCTCGAGGCTAAACTGAAGGAGCTGAGGAATAATGCATATGTGAAGTCAAAAGAAAATG GTGAAAAAGACATTAAACTGGAGCTGCAAAATATTTGTGAGATTGTGGCGCGACCCCCACCAAAACAAACACg GTCGCACTCGAACTCGGAGAGCTCCACGGAGGGCGAGCGGCGCGTGGTAGAGACGGACGAGTACGCGGAGCAGTGCCGCATCCTGCACGAGATGTTCCCCAACACCTGCGCCATGGAG ATAAAGCACTGCGTATCGATCGCGGGCGGCGACGCGGAGCGCGCGGCGGCGACGCTGCTGCACCGGCGCGAGCAGGGGCAGGCGCTGTCGGCCGCCGCGCTGCACTCCGCCGCGCGCCCGCTGCCCTGCGACGACTACGAGCTCAAGAACCGCATCATCGCCAG ATATTCGTACGTAGACAAGAACTCTGACACGAAGGAACACAAGCCGCTGGCGCCCAAATTCGAGCCCAAGAAGATGGTCCGCTACCGCGACAACAAGATCGTCTCGCTCAAGGGCGAGAGGTACACTGAG GTGCCGAAGTCTGGAGTCGACGAGGAGCACTTAAAGAAGCCCAAAAAGCAGCATTGCCCTTAA